In a single window of the Pocillopora verrucosa isolate sample1 chromosome 4, ASM3666991v2, whole genome shotgun sequence genome:
- the LOC131775984 gene encoding mitogen-activated protein kinase 4-like — translation MPKETNSDFLGSAFTNMKLVGTGGSGAVYSAIDVETDQRVALKRLILRDRMNCRAALREVKALKTLEHENVVKLLKVVDSEGMPFLDGMDEHFRGATELYLVEDLIDSDLHQILQSKGKLREDYVKLFLYQLLRGLKYIHSANVVHRDVKPSNLLVDSETLLLRIGDFGRSRILDPAYSHYGHLTHSVSTLWYKSPELLLNASTYDSSVDMWAAGCVFAEMLLGKPLFEGRHEIDQMEQILDSVCLTEEEWIALKPHLPERTALKRTQEQGSALGSKFPHIDIQALDLLVKMLKFNPDKRMTAEEALAHPYLHQYSFPSDEPICFEPLHIEDEVGDFEEGTLKSWILEECSSFESSGSFESSVPDVVVKEVVLENQDTGNDILSLKDIMQEPEAPLLDQCKTCIDVSERLGLETRKEGLETLAAAYKIQMSLNDTVDPKDQAKLFEFHHANMPSSILDGMFGKGALKENVNFTCKKNVFNGPFGLCYF, via the exons ATGCCTAAAGAAACAAACTCGGATTTTCTTGGCTCTGCTTTCACGAACATGAAGCTTGTGGGAACCGGTGGAAGCGGCGCAGTTTATTCCGCCATCGATGTGGAAACCGACCAACGGGTTGCTCTTAAAAGACTTATTCTTCGAGATCGAATGAATTGTAGAGCAGCTCTCAGAGAAGTGAAGGCTTTGAAGACTTTAGAACACGAGAATGTGGTGAAGTTATTAAAAGTGGTGGACTCAGAAGGCATGCCGTTCCTGGACGGCATGGACGAACATTTTAGAGGGGCGACCGAACTTTATCTTGTAGAAGACTTGATTGATTCTGACCTACATCAAATCTTACAAAGTAAGGGAAAACTACGAGAAGActatgtgaaattatttttatatcaaCTGTTACGAGGACTGAAATACATCCACTCCGCGAACGTAGTTCATCGTGACGTGAAACCAAGTAATTTGCTAGTTGACTCCGAAACGTTACTCCTGAGAATAGGCGACTTCGGACGATCACGAATTCTCGATCCGGCTTACTCACACTACGGCCATCTAACTCACAGCGTCTCGACCTTGTGGTATAAATCGCCTGAACTGCTGTTGAACGCATCGACTTATGACAGTTCGGTAGATATGTGGGCCGCGGGTTGCGTTTTTGCTGAGATGTTACTGGGCAAACCCCTGTTCGAAGGGAGGCACGAAATCGATCAAATGGAGCAAATTTTGGACTCTGTTTGCCTTACGGAGGAAGAATGGATAGCCCTTAAACCACATTTGCCAGAAAGAACGGCTTTGAAAAGGACTCAGGAACAAGGATCTGCTTTGGGAAGCAAGTTTCCTCACATTGACATCCAAG CTCTTGATCTGCTGGTGAAAATGCTGAAGTTCAACCCAGATAAAAGAATGACTGCAGAAGAAGCCCTTGCACATCCTTACCTTCATCAGTACTCATTCCCTTCAGATGAACCAATCTGTTTCGAGCCATTGCACATTGAGGATGAAGTTGGAGACTTTGAAGAGGGCACACTGAAAAGCTGGATTTTAGAAGAGTGTTCTTCATTTGAAAGTAGTGGCTCTTTTGAAAGCTCTGTTCCAGATGTTGTTGTTAAAGAAGTTGTTTTGGAGAATCAAGATACTGGAAATGACATATTATCTTTAAAGGACATTATGCAGGAGCCAGAAGCCCCTTTGCTGGACCAGTGCAAAACCTGCATTGATGTGTCGGAGCGTTTGGGATTGGAAACTCGCAAAGAAGGACTTGAGACTTTGGCTGCTGCTTACAAAATCCAAATGTCCTTAAATGACACTGTTGATCCTAAAGATCAGGCAAAACTCTTTGAGTTTCATCATGCCAACATGCCTTCATCCATTTTAGATGGTATGTTTGGCAAGGGTGCTTTGAAGGAAAATGTGAACTTTACATGtaagaaaaacgtttttaatGGACCGTTTGgattgtgttatttttaa
- the LOC131776000 gene encoding tyrosine-protein phosphatase non-receptor type 9, with the protein MADVGAIVRSDQEQEAIAVFLREVNKDCAENGLSPVGTSTALMFLMARKFNAERAVILYRRYQYERQLYRLQELAPYDQPLRSELLDGKFTVLESRDAGGAAIAVFTASKHFPAATSHRTVIQGIAFQLDECLKSYETRKNGLVLLYDMTGSGYHNFDYGLARKVMDLLKGSYPARLKNVFIISPPFWFKAVLSFFMNFLQERLKERIEVVPREVLPQRLPESSIPESLGGSLKVDHLAWLNKCLESYSQTCQEKGGLNGAAKNFERLDETVSNKFGALTFDHEAGLGSEGSLTVMEFIEHMMKQQRRGINLQFFNLKTNTASGSFQSTRLPENVKKNRYTDVLCLEETRVKLSNLDGQTTSNYIHANFMDGYKQARAYIATQGPLPHTKGDFWQMAWEQQVYVIVMITRCIERSRRKCIQYWPENNETQEFATLDVSHEETLEFEDHVERVFWMKHKRSGEKRRLVHFQMTSWPDFGVPSSAESCLHIVGLVREAQNDAVQALGSQWKGHPRGPPIIVHCSAGIGRTGTFCTIEVNVARLADVGKCEVFNTVKTLRTQRALTIQTPEQYEFCHLAILEHALNMASTTQDEKEAITDFLGGWKMQRKNSSDTD; encoded by the exons ATGGCGGATGTAGGAGCGATCGTGCGATCTGACCAGGAACAGGAG GCGATAGCCGTTTTCTTGAGAGAGGTCAACAAGGATTGCGCCGAAAATGGCTTGAGTCCTGTCGGAACATCTACTGCTCTTATGTTCTTAATGGCTAGAAAATTTAATGCCGAACGAGCTGTGATCCTATACAGACGATATCAG TATGAACGTCAATTATATCGTTTACAAGAATTGGCTCCATATGATCAACCTCTGAGGTCTGAACTTCTTGATGGGAAGTTTACGGTTTTG GAAAGCCGTGATGCAGGAGGAGCAGCAATAGCAGTGTTTACTGCCAGCAAGCACTTTCCAGCAGCAACATCTCACAGGACAGTTATACAGGGAATTGCATTTCAGCTGGATGAGTGTTTGAAAAG TTACGAAACTCGAAAGAATGGGTTGGTTCTGCTGTACGACATGACAGGATCAGGCTATCATAATTTTGATTATGGTCTCGCTCGAAAAGTCATGGATCTACTGAAG GGTAGTTATCCAGCCAGACTCAAGAATGTCTTTATTATCTCCCCTCCATTTTGGTTTAAGGCTGTGTTATCCTTTTTCATGAACTTTCTCCAAGAAAGACTGAAGGAAAGGATTGAGGTAGTTCCAAGGGAAGTATTACCACAGAGACTTCCAGAATCTTCGATCCCTGAAAGCTTGGGTGGATCCCTGAAAGTGGATCATTTAGCTTGGTTGAACAAGTGCTTGGAATCATACTCCCAGACATGTCAAGAAAAGGGTGGTTTGAATGGGGCAgcaaaaaactttgaaagactTGACGAAACTGTGTCAAACAAATTTGGTGCTCTAACATTTGATCATGAAGCAGGGCTGGGAAGTGAAGGTTCTCTCACTGTAATGGAATTTATTGAACACATGATGAAGCAACAAAGGAGAGGAATcaatttacagttttttaatttaaagacCAACACAGCATCTGGAAGTTTTCAGTCTACAAG ATTGCCAGAGAATGTGAAGAAAAACAGATACACGGATGTCTTGTGTCTGGAAGAAACAAGGGTAAAGCTGTCCAATTTGGATGGACAAACG acatcaaatTACATTCATGCAAACTTTATGGATGGATACAAGCAAGCACGGGCATATATTGCCACTCAAG GTCCCCTGCCCCACACCAAAGGTGATTTCTGGCAAATGGCTTGGGAACAACAGGTTTATGTCATTGTCATGATAACAAg GTGCATTGAAAGGAGTCGCAGGAAGTGTATTCAGTATTGGCCCGAAAATAATGAAACACAGGAGTTTGCAACATTAGATGTGTCCCATGAAGAAACTTTGGAATTTGAGGATCATGTAGAAAGAGTTTTCTGGATGAAGCACAAAAGG TCAGGAGAGAAACGAAGACTAGTCCACTTCCAAATGACCTCTTGGCCAGATTTTGGAGTGCCGTCGTCTGCCGAGTCATGCTTACATATTGTTGGTCTGGTCCGGGAGGCACAAAATGATGCAGTGCAAGCATTAGGGTCGCAGTGGAAGGGACACCCAAGAGGCCCTCCAATTATAGTGCACTGCAGTGCAGGTATTGGTCGCACTGGGACCTTCTGCACTATTGAAGTGAATGTGGCTCGTTTGGCAGATGTGGGAAAATGTGAGGTATTTAACACAGTGAAAACTTTAAGAACTCAGAGGGCGCTCACTATTCAGACACCTGAACAGTACGAGTTTTGTCATTTGGCCATATTGGAGCATGCGCTGAACATGGCAAGCACAACGCAAGATGAGAAGGAAGCAATCACAGACTTCTTGGGAGGGTGGAAAATGCAACGAAAAAACTCCAGTGACACGGATTGA